The Acidobacteriota bacterium genome has a segment encoding these proteins:
- a CDS encoding lamin tail domain-containing protein, producing MTTTALLALGGVFAFFALPLYGDDSPEQAPEHGLRLDPPTIVAPSGGRVERDDEPGREKRAQIDPEEIWFASRHSLRPDEGIDSEVRFPLRGVYAVQFRGPILKEWREALEAAGARILDYVQNYAYIIEVPEASSDDVVALVQGGPLRYLGPYPAEAKIAWGLQQAVESRPPEESIEITVRFFDVLTKAQEEAVTDILAVTKWEDDPVMPFARGTVEPGKLQQIAELPFVKWVEEYVPGKLGNIESSMSGGADQVAGWGTYDGTGVRVAVDDSGIARTGNSTQCGAGGAAYHPDINSGRIADQWDFHYGDSNPCDDNGHGTHVAGTIGGDGTNTSAWTGIAPGVTYLIYKDCSAGGIGFGNFTSVLSRAASNDANVVACSWGGGNGVYNSKSEAADNAVRGNWDGSDAKSQYMNISVCSQNDTYLCTSPATGKNVIGVGATKDGNNAGGSDFWPPTEIASFSNFGPVDTDGDGKTRIKPDVVAPGTSTMSTAASHLYGDGRVYTTENGTSMAQPTVAGTMALMLDAYPGYEDWPEIIKARILATAVNMGSTDYFGHGMVDALHAIYSTSSLDMVRWAGGYITDTSDEDEHSFTVPAGYEEVRVYLTWSDPPSLVTEVVNDLDLRVYDGTDTLVGSSLSYDDTVEYVRLTSGVAGSWRAVVRGENVTEPEPDQKYGIIAVVVLTPPSRSLSASASDTCLRPNQTFSINTTYSNTGYSVVGSQTQMDLPNNTSLFSFLDVNMTTEDPGRSHTYLESELWRDVALNRYYLGTGIVNQSIPRSATWNLQVGSGTPNGSYNFYVYASAAGESNLSKTVTVTVDGTEPGAVTGLDSSDHTIGECSNDMTVTMTWTAATDGGGCGIDGYGISWTKGAQDIPAEIKDIEEVTTYTGTLAASASPYYFNIRSVDNAGNWDTDYVWWGPFYLDDVAPANVTNLDSINHTLNECSTNLSVTMTWTAATDAHCGVDGYGISWSTAPVLPPAVKDIEDVTTYTETLAASEFPYYFNIRSVDNAGNWDTDYVSWGPFYLGEVDATWTSNEPVCVGDPVNFDAPSGNDFYEWDFGENCNYGVVINEVNVGSPAYVELYNSGSTDVDLEDWEFAWTDTLPTSGSFLVATTFILGPGKYVQIVDGPGVDDATHIYIGEAIPWDEARGGSAALNDINGKCVDFVRWGGDVTPPPPGTSWGEASVLTTPRNVGESLSRDDSSTDRDSSEDWCIQAPTNAAPAEPVQNSNCPDVRECSGAGCRYTVIINEVSVGEPASVELYNSGSMSVNLQGWMLFWTDTLPASGFYVLPSFELHPGAYVQLVNNTNPDDATHIYLGSGITWFYPRGGSAALLDDAGIGVDFVRWEGDMTTPPGGTSWVEPSVLPSPLDDGESLSRDDSSTDKNSSDDWCLQVSTNDVMLEPVQNLDCPAVEECLQGGCSYGVRINEVGVGTAYVELYNSGSTTVDLDDWELAWTDTLPDSGSFLLPVFLLAPGAYVQLVEGSGSNDSTHIYLGDSIAWDESRGGSASLSDENAVGVDFVRWKGDATPPPSGTAWVEVSVLPAPANVGESLSRDDSSADRNSSEDWCIASPSDPAGDEPYQNPGCPLVPDCPSNGIEDPSYLYDDPGTYIVTLTVADTIGCTDTHSASVTVGEYPATNIQPDGPVICPGDSQVLDANPWGGTPPYTFLWSPGGTQSQTINVSPAVTTAYSVTVTDAIGCAAGSNETVTVNPSPATTIAETCGDPTSVLDADPSGGTPPYTFLWSTGATTQTISVPCSTGLYSVTVTDAAGCSGTSPIFNTCPCSGQLPEPNPITGPPLEALNKDGDLWLVEMVAGATQYNVYTNPIASFGLPSADDKYDNGAVVGTTCFLQVGPALDVQDNGDGTADMNYPLADNAWFLITAASSAAGSESTVGFDSAAVERTSTNTWVMCGP from the coding sequence ATGACAACAACAGCGCTTCTCGCGCTGGGAGGCGTTTTCGCCTTTTTCGCTTTGCCCTTATACGGGGACGATTCCCCTGAACAAGCCCCCGAGCATGGCCTGCGCCTCGATCCGCCCACCATCGTCGCCCCTTCGGGCGGGCGCGTGGAAAGGGACGACGAGCCCGGGCGGGAAAAGCGGGCGCAAATCGACCCCGAAGAAATCTGGTTCGCAAGCCGGCACTCCCTGCGGCCCGACGAGGGCATCGACTCCGAGGTGCGTTTTCCCCTGCGCGGCGTCTACGCCGTGCAGTTTCGGGGGCCCATCCTGAAGGAATGGCGCGAGGCGCTCGAGGCCGCCGGCGCGCGCATCCTCGACTACGTCCAAAACTACGCCTACATCATCGAGGTTCCGGAGGCGTCTTCCGACGACGTCGTGGCACTCGTCCAGGGCGGCCCCCTGCGCTACCTCGGGCCGTACCCGGCGGAGGCCAAGATCGCCTGGGGGCTGCAGCAGGCGGTGGAATCGCGCCCGCCGGAAGAAAGCATCGAGATTACGGTGCGCTTCTTCGATGTTCTCACGAAAGCGCAGGAGGAGGCGGTCACGGACATCCTGGCGGTTACAAAGTGGGAGGACGATCCCGTGATGCCGTTCGCGCGGGGCACGGTCGAGCCGGGTAAGCTCCAGCAGATTGCCGAGCTCCCGTTCGTCAAGTGGGTGGAGGAGTACGTGCCCGGAAAGCTTGGCAACATCGAAAGCTCTATGAGCGGCGGCGCCGACCAGGTGGCGGGCTGGGGCACCTACGACGGTACGGGCGTTCGCGTCGCGGTGGACGACTCGGGAATCGCGCGGACGGGCAATTCGACGCAGTGCGGGGCCGGGGGAGCAGCCTACCACCCCGATATAAATTCCGGCCGCATCGCGGACCAATGGGACTTCCATTATGGCGACTCGAACCCCTGCGACGACAACGGCCACGGCACGCATGTCGCGGGAACCATCGGCGGCGACGGCACGAACACGAGTGCTTGGACGGGAATTGCTCCCGGTGTGACTTATTTGATTTACAAGGACTGCAGCGCGGGAGGTATAGGCTTTGGAAACTTCACGAGCGTCCTGAGCCGTGCGGCCTCGAACGACGCGAACGTGGTGGCCTGCAGCTGGGGCGGCGGGAACGGTGTCTACAACTCGAAAAGCGAGGCGGCGGACAACGCCGTGCGCGGCAACTGGGACGGAAGCGACGCCAAATCCCAGTATATGAATATATCGGTTTGCTCGCAGAACGACACCTACCTCTGCACGAGTCCCGCCACTGGGAAGAACGTCATCGGCGTGGGAGCCACGAAAGACGGGAACAACGCAGGGGGCAGTGACTTCTGGCCTCCCACGGAAATTGCGTCGTTCAGCAATTTCGGACCCGTGGACACGGACGGCGACGGAAAAACACGCATCAAGCCCGACGTGGTGGCCCCCGGCACGTCCACTATGTCGACCGCGGCCTCGCACCTCTACGGGGACGGCCGGGTCTACACAACTGAAAACGGCACCAGCATGGCGCAGCCCACGGTGGCGGGCACCATGGCGCTCATGCTGGACGCGTATCCCGGCTATGAGGACTGGCCCGAGATCATCAAGGCGCGCATCCTCGCCACGGCTGTGAACATGGGCAGCACGGACTACTTCGGACACGGCATGGTGGACGCCCTTCACGCCATCTACTCCACCTCGAGTCTCGACATGGTCCGTTGGGCCGGAGGCTACATCACCGACACGAGCGACGAGGACGAACACAGCTTCACCGTACCCGCGGGCTACGAGGAGGTGCGCGTCTACCTCACATGGAGCGATCCGCCCTCGCTCGTCACCGAGGTGGTGAACGACCTCGATCTGAGGGTCTACGACGGCACCGACACGCTCGTGGGATCCTCCCTAAGCTATGATGACACCGTCGAGTACGTGCGCCTGACAAGCGGCGTGGCCGGCTCGTGGCGCGCCGTCGTGCGGGGGGAGAACGTGACGGAGCCCGAGCCCGACCAGAAATACGGCATCATCGCCGTCGTCGTCCTCACCCCCCCTTCGCGCTCCCTGAGCGCCTCGGCAAGCGACACCTGCCTCCGGCCCAACCAGACGTTCAGCATCAACACCACGTACTCGAACACGGGGTACTCCGTTGTGGGCTCCCAAACCCAAATGGATTTGCCCAACAACACGTCGCTTTTCTCGTTCCTGGACGTGAACATGACGACCGAGGATCCCGGCCGCAGCCACACCTACCTGGAGAGCGAGCTCTGGCGCGACGTGGCGCTGAACCGCTACTACCTCGGTACGGGAATCGTCAACCAGAGCATCCCGCGCAGCGCGACGTGGAACCTTCAAGTAGGCTCCGGAACACCCAACGGATCGTACAACTTCTACGTCTACGCGAGCGCGGCCGGGGAAAGCAACCTCAGTAAAACCGTCACGGTCACGGTAGACGGCACGGAGCCGGGAGCCGTGACCGGCCTCGACAGCAGCGACCACACTATAGGTGAGTGCTCGAACGACATGACCGTCACGATGACGTGGACGGCGGCCACGGACGGCGGAGGCTGCGGCATCGACGGCTACGGCATCTCCTGGACCAAAGGAGCGCAGGACATCCCCGCCGAGATCAAGGACATCGAGGAGGTCACGACCTACACCGGGACGCTCGCGGCCTCCGCGTCTCCCTACTACTTCAACATCCGCTCCGTGGACAACGCCGGAAACTGGGACACGGACTACGTCTGGTGGGGGCCGTTCTATCTAGACGACGTCGCCCCGGCGAACGTAACCAACCTCGACAGCATCAACCACACGCTGAACGAGTGCTCCACCAATCTCTCCGTCACGATGACGTGGACGGCAGCGACGGACGCCCACTGCGGAGTTGACGGCTACGGCATCTCATGGAGCACCGCACCCGTCTTGCCCCCCGCCGTCAAGGACATCGAGGATGTCACGACCTACACGGAAACGCTCGCGGCTTCCGAGTTTCCCTACTACTTCAACATCCGCTCGGTGGACAACGCCGGCAACTGGGACACAGACTACGTCTCGTGGGGGCCGTTTTACCTTGGAGAGGTGGATGCTACGTGGACGAGCAACGAGCCCGTGTGCGTCGGGGATCCCGTCAACTTCGACGCTCCTTCAGGAAACGATTTCTACGAATGGGATTTCGGAGAAAACTGCAACTACGGCGTTGTGATCAACGAGGTGAACGTCGGCAGCCCGGCCTACGTCGAGCTCTACAACAGCGGGAGCACGGACGTAGACCTGGAGGACTGGGAGTTTGCGTGGACGGACACGCTTCCGACCAGCGGGAGCTTTTTGGTTGCAACAACGTTTATCCTGGGGCCAGGGAAGTACGTTCAGATCGTTGATGGCCCCGGGGTGGACGACGCCACGCACATCTATATCGGGGAAGCCATTCCTTGGGACGAGGCCCGCGGAGGGTCGGCGGCCTTGAACGACATTAATGGAAAATGCGTTGATTTCGTACGCTGGGGTGGGGACGTTACGCCGCCGCCGCCGGGGACGTCGTGGGGCGAGGCGAGCGTGCTCACGACGCCGCGGAACGTCGGTGAGAGCCTTTCGCGGGACGATTCGAGCACGGACCGCGACAGCAGCGAGGACTGGTGCATCCAGGCGCCGACGAACGCAGCGCCTGCGGAGCCCGTGCAGAACTCGAACTGCCCCGACGTTCGCGAGTGCTCTGGGGCGGGCTGCCGCTACACGGTGATAATCAACGAGGTGAGCGTCGGCGAGCCCGCTTCCGTGGAGCTATACAACAGCGGAAGCATGAGCGTGAACCTCCAAGGCTGGATGCTTTTCTGGACGGACACGCTTCCCGCCTCGGGCTTCTACGTTCTGCCGAGCTTCGAGCTGCACCCTGGCGCCTACGTCCAGCTCGTCAACAATACCAATCCAGACGACGCGACCCACATATATCTCGGCAGCGGCATCACGTGGTTTTATCCGCGGGGTGGCTCAGCGGCATTGCTCGACGACGCCGGAATCGGCGTGGATTTCGTACGATGGGAAGGGGACATGACGACGCCCCCCGGCGGAACGTCGTGGGTGGAGCCGAGCGTGCTTCCCTCACCGCTGGACGACGGTGAGAGCCTTTCGCGAGACGATTCGAGCACGGACAAGAACAGCAGCGACGATTGGTGCCTACAGGTGTCGACGAACGACGTGATGCTGGAGCCCGTTCAGAACTTGGACTGTCCTGCCGTGGAGGAGTGCCTGCAGGGCGGATGCAGCTACGGGGTAAGGATTAACGAGGTCGGCGTGGGCACCGCCTACGTCGAGCTCTACAACAGCGGGAGCACGACGGTGGACCTAGACGACTGGGAGCTGGCGTGGACGGACACGCTGCCCGACTCGGGCAGTTTCCTGCTGCCGGTGTTTCTCCTGGCTCCGGGAGCGTATGTACAGCTCGTTGAAGGAAGCGGCAGCAATGACTCGACCCACATCTACCTTGGTGACAGCATAGCGTGGGACGAGAGCCGGGGCGGGTCGGCGTCCCTGTCTGACGAGAACGCCGTCGGCGTGGACTTCGTGCGGTGGAAAGGGGACGCAACACCGCCCCCGTCGGGAACGGCCTGGGTTGAGGTGAGCGTGCTGCCGGCGCCCGCCAACGTGGGTGAGAGTCTCTCGCGCGACGATTCGAGCGCGGACCGCAACTCGAGCGAGGACTGGTGCATCGCGTCGCCGTCGGACCCTGCGGGAGACGAGCCCTACCAGAATCCCGGCTGCCCGCTGGTGCCCGACTGCCCGTCGAACGGGATAGAGGATCCGTCTTACCTATACGACGATCCGGGCACGTACATAGTGACGTTGACCGTGGCGGATACCATCGGATGCACGGACACTCATTCAGCCAGCGTGACGGTAGGAGAGTATCCGGCTACGAACATTCAGCCCGACGGCCCCGTTATTTGCCCGGGCGACTCCCAGGTCCTGGATGCGAATCCGTGGGGCGGGACGCCTCCGTACACGTTCCTGTGGAGCCCGGGGGGTACCCAGTCGCAGACGATCAACGTGTCGCCCGCGGTGACGACGGCCTACAGCGTGACGGTGACGGACGCGATCGGCTGCGCGGCGGGTAGCAACGAGACGGTCACTGTGAATCCGAGCCCGGCGACGACGATTGCGGAGACCTGCGGAGATCCGACTTCGGTGCTCGACGCCGACCCGTCGGGCGGAACGCCTCCGTACACGTTCCTGTGGAGCACGGGAGCGACGACGCAGACGATTTCCGTGCCGTGCAGCACGGGGCTGTACTCCGTGACGGTGACAGACGCGGCCGGATGCTCCGGCACGTCGCCTATATTCAACACGTGTCCCTGCAGCGGACAGCTGCCGGAGCCGAATCCGATTACCGGGCCGCCGCTGGAGGCGCTGAATAAAGACGGTGACCTGTGGCTCGTGGAAATGGTAGCGGGAGCGACACAATACAACGTGTACACGAACCCGATAGCTTCCTTCGGCCTGCCGTCGGCGGACGACAAGTACGACAACGGCGCGGTGGTAGGAACCACGTGCTTCCTTCAGGTTGGACCGGCATTGGACGTACAGGACAACGGCGACGGCACGGCGGATATGAACTACCCGCTGGCGGACAACGCCTGGTTCCTGATAACGGCGGCGAGCAGTGCTGCGGGAAGCGAGTCGACGGTCGGCTTCGACAGCGCGGCGGTGGAGCGGACCTCGACCAACACATGGGTGATGTGCGGGCCGTAA
- the thrS gene encoding threonine--tRNA ligase, producing the protein MQEISITLPDGSTQKVPKGTSALEVAERIGKRLARDAVAAEVDGRVVDVYLPLERDCRLRILTPRDEEALEIFRHTASHLLAHAVTELFPGVRIGIGPVIDEGFYYDFDKGTPFTAEDLERIEEKMAELVRADFPVRRVEMPKDEAIAYFKKLGDTLKVEIIEEKAEGDTASCYKQDSFMDFCRGPHLPSTGKVGAFKLLSVAGAYWRGDERNPMLQRIYGTAFATRRELDEHLQRLEEAKKRDHIKLGKRLGLFSVHEEAGAGLVFWHPRGAFVRERIEAFLKEEHRLRGYDLVYTPHIARGELWKTSGHYEFFKENMYFFEQDEEEYVIKPMNCPGHILMYQTSMKSYRELPVRTAELGTVYRCERSGVLHGMLRVRGFTQDDAHIFCTPEQVEEEIGGVLDLLERILKTFGFSEYAVDLSTWDPGHRESYAGTAEGWALAEEALVKALRRKGWDFARKEGEAAFYGPKIDVQLVDAIGRKWQCSTVQFDFNLPRRFDVTYVGADSKRHHVFMIHRALLGSLERFVGMLIEHHAGAFPLWLCAEQARVLPVTDRSLEYAEALRREFAEAGLRATVDSRGDKIGAKIRDAEMDKIPVMLIVGDKEAAARTVSVRARGQGDLGTKPCGEVKARLLELERTRSLAVSF; encoded by the coding sequence ATGCAGGAAATCTCGATTACACTTCCCGACGGGAGCACGCAAAAGGTGCCCAAGGGGACGAGCGCCCTTGAGGTGGCCGAGCGCATCGGCAAGCGCCTCGCCCGGGACGCCGTGGCGGCCGAGGTGGACGGCCGGGTGGTGGACGTGTACCTTCCGCTCGAGCGGGACTGCCGCCTGCGCATCCTCACGCCGCGCGACGAGGAGGCCTTGGAAATTTTTCGCCACACCGCGTCGCACCTTCTCGCGCACGCCGTGACGGAGCTTTTCCCCGGCGTCCGGATCGGCATCGGCCCCGTCATCGACGAGGGGTTCTACTACGACTTCGACAAGGGCACGCCGTTCACGGCGGAGGACCTGGAGCGAATCGAAGAGAAGATGGCCGAGCTCGTGCGGGCCGACTTTCCCGTCCGCCGCGTCGAGATGCCCAAGGACGAGGCGATTGCCTACTTCAAGAAGCTGGGCGATACACTGAAGGTGGAGATTATCGAGGAGAAGGCCGAGGGCGACACGGCCTCGTGCTACAAGCAGGACTCCTTCATGGACTTCTGCCGCGGCCCGCACCTTCCCTCGACGGGCAAGGTCGGCGCGTTCAAGCTGCTGTCCGTCGCGGGCGCCTACTGGAGGGGCGACGAGCGAAACCCCATGCTCCAGCGCATCTACGGCACGGCGTTCGCGACGCGGCGGGAGCTCGACGAGCACCTGCAGCGCCTCGAGGAGGCCAAGAAGCGCGACCACATCAAGCTCGGCAAGCGCCTGGGGCTTTTCAGCGTGCACGAGGAGGCGGGGGCCGGCCTCGTGTTCTGGCACCCGCGCGGCGCGTTCGTCCGGGAGCGCATCGAGGCGTTCTTGAAGGAGGAGCACCGCCTGCGCGGCTACGACCTCGTCTACACGCCGCACATCGCCCGCGGTGAGCTGTGGAAAACGTCGGGCCACTACGAGTTCTTCAAGGAGAACATGTATTTCTTCGAGCAGGACGAGGAGGAGTACGTTATCAAGCCGATGAACTGCCCCGGCCACATCCTGATGTATCAGACCTCGATGAAGAGCTATCGGGAATTGCCCGTCCGCACGGCCGAGCTGGGCACGGTCTATCGCTGCGAGCGCTCGGGCGTGCTGCACGGGATGCTCCGGGTGCGGGGCTTCACGCAGGACGACGCCCATATCTTCTGCACGCCGGAGCAGGTCGAGGAGGAGATCGGCGGCGTTTTGGACCTGCTGGAAAGAATTTTGAAGACGTTCGGGTTCTCGGAGTACGCCGTGGATCTGAGCACGTGGGACCCCGGGCACCGGGAAAGCTACGCCGGCACGGCCGAGGGCTGGGCCTTAGCGGAGGAGGCGCTCGTCAAGGCGCTTCGGCGCAAGGGGTGGGACTTCGCGCGCAAGGAGGGCGAGGCCGCGTTCTACGGCCCGAAGATCGACGTCCAGCTCGTGGACGCCATCGGGAGGAAATGGCAGTGCTCGACCGTGCAGTTTGATTTCAACCTTCCCCGCCGCTTCGACGTCACGTACGTGGGCGCCGATTCGAAGCGCCACCACGTTTTCATGATTCACCGCGCGCTTTTGGGCTCGCTCGAGCGCTTCGTCGGCATGCTGATCGAGCACCACGCCGGAGCGTTTCCCCTCTGGCTCTGCGCCGAGCAGGCGCGCGTCCTTCCCGTGACGGACCGGAGCCTCGAATACGCCGAGGCGCTGCGCCGGGAATTTGCGGAAGCGGGCCTGCGCGCCACGGTTGACTCGCGCGGCGATAAAATTGGTGCTAAGATACGGGATGCGGAAATGGACAAAATTCCCGTCATGCTGATCGTGGGAGACAAGGAGGCCGCGGCCCGCACCGTGAGCGTGCGCGCCCGCGGCCAGGGCGACCTCGGAACGAAGCCTTGCGGAGAAGTGAAGGCGCGCCTCCTGGAGCTGGAGCGCACCCGAAGTCTCGCCGTGTCATTCTAG
- a CDS encoding serine hydroxymethyltransferase, translating into MSAEKTRPLEKTDPEIFGAIEDERRRQNEGIELIASENFVSPAVLEAVGSVMTNKYAEGYPGRRYYGGCEFVDVAESLARERAKALFGAEHANVQPHSGTQANSAVYFAALKPGDTLLGMDLSCGGHLTHGHPLSIAGKYFNVAAYGVNRETERIDFDEVRALAKKHRPKIIVVGASAYSRIIDFEKFRAATDEVGALVMADIAHIAGLVATGLHPSPVPFAEFVTTTTHKTLRGPRGGMVLCRESWAKEIDRAVFPGLQGGPLMHVIAAKAVCFKEAAAPEFRAYQEQILKNARAMAAVFAENGFRIVSGGTDNHLFLVDVFKKGVTGKDAEAWLGAAHITVNKNTVPYDTQKPFVASGIRVGSPAITTRGMKEPEARQIASWMCEVLDSKGDAGVAERVGASVKELARAFPIYP; encoded by the coding sequence ATGAGTGCCGAAAAAACACGCCCTCTCGAAAAAACCGACCCTGAGATTTTCGGTGCCATCGAAGACGAGCGCCGCCGGCAAAACGAGGGCATCGAGCTCATCGCGTCCGAGAACTTCGTCTCGCCCGCCGTTCTGGAAGCCGTGGGCTCCGTCATGACGAACAAGTACGCCGAAGGCTATCCCGGGCGTCGCTACTATGGGGGCTGCGAGTTTGTGGACGTGGCCGAATCGCTCGCCCGGGAGCGCGCCAAGGCGCTTTTCGGCGCCGAGCACGCCAACGTGCAGCCGCATTCGGGAACGCAGGCGAACAGCGCCGTCTACTTCGCCGCCCTGAAGCCCGGCGATACGCTCTTGGGCATGGACCTCTCCTGCGGCGGTCATCTCACGCACGGCCATCCGCTTTCCATTGCAGGAAAATACTTCAACGTCGCGGCCTACGGCGTGAACCGGGAGACCGAAAGAATCGATTTCGACGAAGTGCGCGCGCTCGCGAAGAAGCACCGCCCAAAGATCATCGTCGTGGGCGCGAGCGCCTACTCGCGCATCATCGATTTCGAAAAATTCCGGGCCGCCACCGACGAGGTCGGCGCGCTCGTCATGGCGGACATCGCGCACATCGCGGGCCTCGTGGCCACGGGCCTCCACCCGAGCCCCGTGCCCTTCGCCGAGTTCGTCACGACCACCACCCACAAGACGCTTCGCGGCCCGCGCGGCGGCATGGTTTTGTGCCGGGAGTCCTGGGCGAAGGAGATCGACCGCGCCGTCTTCCCCGGCCTCCAGGGCGGCCCCCTGATGCACGTCATCGCGGCGAAGGCCGTTTGCTTCAAGGAGGCCGCCGCGCCCGAATTCCGGGCCTATCAGGAACAAATCCTGAAAAACGCCCGCGCCATGGCGGCCGTTTTCGCGGAGAACGGCTTCCGCATCGTCTCGGGAGGAACCGACAACCATCTCTTCTTGGTCGACGTGTTCAAGAAAGGCGTCACGGGCAAGGATGCCGAAGCGTGGCTCGGCGCCGCGCACATCACCGTCAACAAGAACACCGTTCCCTACGACACGCAGAAGCCCTTCGTCGCGAGCGGCATCCGTGTCGGCTCGCCCGCCATCACGACGCGCGGCATGAAGGAGCCGGAGGCCCGGCAGATCGCCTCGTGGATGTGCGAGGTGCTCGACTCCAAGGGCGACGCCGGCGTCGCCGAGCGCGTCGGCGCGAGCGTCAAGGAGTTGGCGCGGGCGTTTCCGATCTATCCGTAG
- the rplT gene encoding 50S ribosomal protein L20, which yields MPRVKRGNRKLKRRRKILKRAKGYFGAKSKLYRTAKEAVEHSLLYAYAHRRRRKRDFRNLWILRINAAARLHGLSYSRFVWGLKRADIKMDRKVLAQLAAEEPAAFKAVVEAAKAAMSA from the coding sequence ATGCCTCGAGTAAAACGCGGAAACCGAAAACTCAAGCGCCGCCGCAAGATTCTAAAGCGCGCCAAGGGCTACTTCGGCGCAAAGAGCAAGCTCTACCGCACGGCGAAGGAGGCCGTCGAGCACTCCCTCCTTTACGCCTACGCACACCGCCGCCGCCGCAAGCGGGATTTCCGCAACCTGTGGATTCTCCGCATCAATGCCGCCGCGCGCCTCCACGGGCTTTCCTACAGCCGCTTCGTCTGGGGCCTCAAGCGGGCGGACATCAAGATGGACCGCAAGGTGCTCGCGCAGCTTGCCGCGGAGGAGCCGGCCGCATTCAAGGCCGTGGTGGAAGCCGCCAAAGCGGCCATGTCGGCGTAA
- the rpmI gene encoding 50S ribosomal protein L35 encodes MPKQKTNRSVKKRFRVTSKGKVVHSKMSRRHYLGLKKSARRRRLRKAGVLVPKMAKRVKRLLPYA; translated from the coding sequence ATGCCAAAACAGAAGACTAACCGGTCCGTTAAGAAGCGGTTTCGCGTGACCAGCAAGGGAAAGGTCGTTCATAGCAAGATGAGCCGCCGCCATTATCTGGGACTCAAGAAAAGCGCGCGCCGGCGCCGCCTGCGCAAGGCGGGGGTGCTCGTCCCGAAGATGGCCAAGCGCGTGAAACGGCTGCTTCCCTACGCATGA
- the infC gene encoding translation initiation factor IF-3, protein MQSNTRHRKNHQIRAREVRVIDAEGKQLGIMPIQKAMGIAKESGYDLVEVAPQAIPPVCRLLDYGKFLYNKEKRERQTRRHQKSVSVKEITLRQGTSMHDYQIKMRSLSRFLEEGHRVKVVIRHRGREMSHIEIGQRLLGRVREDVKELGVVEKEPETEGRQLVMVLMPKNSKPRGESKNHAKTED, encoded by the coding sequence ATTCAGAGCAATACGCGCCACCGCAAAAACCACCAGATTCGAGCCCGTGAGGTTCGGGTGATCGACGCTGAAGGAAAGCAGTTGGGAATTATGCCGATCCAGAAGGCCATGGGAATCGCAAAAGAGTCGGGCTACGACCTTGTCGAGGTGGCGCCGCAGGCCATCCCGCCTGTGTGCCGCCTCCTCGACTACGGAAAGTTTCTCTACAACAAGGAGAAGCGGGAGCGCCAGACGCGCCGGCACCAGAAGAGCGTTTCGGTCAAGGAAATCACGTTACGCCAGGGAACCAGCATGCATGATTATCAAATCAAGATGCGGAGTCTCTCGCGCTTTCTCGAGGAAGGCCACAGGGTGAAGGTGGTCATCCGCCACCGCGGGCGGGAGATGAGCCACATTGAAATCGGCCAGAGGCTCCTGGGCCGCGTCCGCGAGGACGTGAAAGAGCTTGGCGTCGTCGAGAAAGAGCCCGAGACCGAAGGGCGGCAGCTCGTGATGGTGCTCATGCCGAAGAATTCGAAGCCCAGAGGAGAATCGAAAAACCATGCCAAAACAGAAGACTAA